The proteins below are encoded in one region of Paramisgurnus dabryanus chromosome 2, PD_genome_1.1, whole genome shotgun sequence:
- the gal3st3 gene encoding galactose-3-O-sulfotransferase 3 isoform X1: MFSKDVRTWRKGNLPGEKGLKKHMGILKKVEMSQKKIFLLLIAISSVSLLLHHGGHLNLTFEAFWLGCSSSAGSSDPALKHTSVAFLKTHKTASTTVQNILFRFAERNNLTVALPVTSCAHQFCYPRTFSNRFVHPHTTPPDIITNHLRFSRTEIRRLMPNNTIYITILREPGAMFESLFSYYNQYCQSFKRVPNGSLEMFLNHPWNYYRPEDNDSMYARNTLTFDLGGDKDRPSTEAPMYAKRFAAELERVFSLVMISEYFDESLVLLRRLLSWDLDDVLYMSLNMRTQSSKSRLSNIMTRKVRAWNAIDSVLYDYFNASLWRQLRAVGLPCVEREVQLLRQSRDRLVRGCFGGNLPQLRSASQIKNKELRPWQPSNKVAIVGYDLPTNITQKGMYPRDDCLKMIMPEVQYTQLLLRSESFRYRKRFLRNSQQSLRSAGSARVHKEPRARNFLL; encoded by the exons ATGTTCTCCAAAGATGTGAGGACCTGGCGGAAGGGAAATCTTCCAGGAGAAAAAGGATTGAAGAAACACATGGGCATC TTAAAGAAAGTGGAGATGTCCCAAAAGAAGATTTTCCTGCTACTGATAGCAATCAGTAGTGTCAGCCTGCTTCTCCACCATGGAGGTCACTTGAACTT GACGTTCGAGGCATTCTGGTTGGGGTGTTCATCCTCCGCGGGCAGCAGTGATCCTGCTCTTAAACATACCAGTGTGGCCTTCCTAAAGACGCACAAAACGGCCAGCACCACTGTGCAGAACATCCTCTTCCGCTTTGCTGAACGCAACAACCTCACCGTGGCGCTTCCTGTTACCTCATGTGCCCACCAGTTCTGCTACCCTCGGACATTCAGCAACCGCTTCGTTCACCCACATACGACGCCCCCGGACATCATCACCAATCACTTGCGTTTTAGCCGCACTGAGATACGACGCCTCATGCCCAACAACACAATATACATCACAATATTGCGGGAACCAGGAGCCATGTTTGAGTCGCTGTTTAGCTACTACAATCAGTACTGCCAAAGCTTTAAACGTGTTCCAAATGGATCTTTAGAGATGTTTCTAAATCATCCCTGGAACTACTATCGTCCGGAAGATAATGATTCAATGTACGCACGGAATACGCTGACCTTTGACCTCGGTGGCGATAAGGATCGTCCTTCGACAGAAGCGCCAATGTATGCAAAACGGTTTGCTGCGGAGCTGGAGCGAGTGTTCTCATTGGTTATGATTTCAGAATACTTTGATGAATCGTTGGTGCTGCTACGCCGCTTGTTGTCATGGGACCTTGACGATGTTCTGTATATGAGTCTTAACATGCGGACCCAATCCTCTAAAAGCAGACTCTCCAACATAATGACGAGAAAAGTCCGAGCTTGGAATGCCATAGATTCCGTACTGTATGATTACTTTAATGCCTCATTGTGGCGCCAGCTGAGAGCAGTGGGATTACCATGTGTCGAGCGGGAAGTTCAGCTGTTGCGTCAGTCACGAGATCGACTTGTACGTGGCTGCTTCGGTGGAAATTTGCCACAACTTCGCTCAGCTTCTCAGATTAAAAATAAGGAATTACGACCTTGGCAGCCAAGTAACAAAGTGGCGATTGTTGGGTATGATTTGCCAACCAACATAACACAAAAAGGCATGTATCCACGAGATGACTGTTTAAAGATGATAATGCCAGAGGTGCAGTACACACAGCTATTACTCAGATCAGAGTCGTTCCGTTATCGAAAGAGATTTTTGCGGAACTCCCAGCAGAGTTTGCGGTCTGCAGGGTCAGCTCGTGTGCACAAAGAGCCCCGAGCTAGAAATTTCCTCCTGTGA
- the gal3st3 gene encoding galactose-3-O-sulfotransferase 3 isoform X2 produces MDQAVALCLKKVEMSQKKIFLLLIAISSVSLLLHHGGHLNLTFEAFWLGCSSSAGSSDPALKHTSVAFLKTHKTASTTVQNILFRFAERNNLTVALPVTSCAHQFCYPRTFSNRFVHPHTTPPDIITNHLRFSRTEIRRLMPNNTIYITILREPGAMFESLFSYYNQYCQSFKRVPNGSLEMFLNHPWNYYRPEDNDSMYARNTLTFDLGGDKDRPSTEAPMYAKRFAAELERVFSLVMISEYFDESLVLLRRLLSWDLDDVLYMSLNMRTQSSKSRLSNIMTRKVRAWNAIDSVLYDYFNASLWRQLRAVGLPCVEREVQLLRQSRDRLVRGCFGGNLPQLRSASQIKNKELRPWQPSNKVAIVGYDLPTNITQKGMYPRDDCLKMIMPEVQYTQLLLRSESFRYRKRFLRNSQQSLRSAGSARVHKEPRARNFLL; encoded by the exons ATGGATCAGGCAGTCGCCTTATGT TTAAAGAAAGTGGAGATGTCCCAAAAGAAGATTTTCCTGCTACTGATAGCAATCAGTAGTGTCAGCCTGCTTCTCCACCATGGAGGTCACTTGAACTT GACGTTCGAGGCATTCTGGTTGGGGTGTTCATCCTCCGCGGGCAGCAGTGATCCTGCTCTTAAACATACCAGTGTGGCCTTCCTAAAGACGCACAAAACGGCCAGCACCACTGTGCAGAACATCCTCTTCCGCTTTGCTGAACGCAACAACCTCACCGTGGCGCTTCCTGTTACCTCATGTGCCCACCAGTTCTGCTACCCTCGGACATTCAGCAACCGCTTCGTTCACCCACATACGACGCCCCCGGACATCATCACCAATCACTTGCGTTTTAGCCGCACTGAGATACGACGCCTCATGCCCAACAACACAATATACATCACAATATTGCGGGAACCAGGAGCCATGTTTGAGTCGCTGTTTAGCTACTACAATCAGTACTGCCAAAGCTTTAAACGTGTTCCAAATGGATCTTTAGAGATGTTTCTAAATCATCCCTGGAACTACTATCGTCCGGAAGATAATGATTCAATGTACGCACGGAATACGCTGACCTTTGACCTCGGTGGCGATAAGGATCGTCCTTCGACAGAAGCGCCAATGTATGCAAAACGGTTTGCTGCGGAGCTGGAGCGAGTGTTCTCATTGGTTATGATTTCAGAATACTTTGATGAATCGTTGGTGCTGCTACGCCGCTTGTTGTCATGGGACCTTGACGATGTTCTGTATATGAGTCTTAACATGCGGACCCAATCCTCTAAAAGCAGACTCTCCAACATAATGACGAGAAAAGTCCGAGCTTGGAATGCCATAGATTCCGTACTGTATGATTACTTTAATGCCTCATTGTGGCGCCAGCTGAGAGCAGTGGGATTACCATGTGTCGAGCGGGAAGTTCAGCTGTTGCGTCAGTCACGAGATCGACTTGTACGTGGCTGCTTCGGTGGAAATTTGCCACAACTTCGCTCAGCTTCTCAGATTAAAAATAAGGAATTACGACCTTGGCAGCCAAGTAACAAAGTGGCGATTGTTGGGTATGATTTGCCAACCAACATAACACAAAAAGGCATGTATCCACGAGATGACTGTTTAAAGATGATAATGCCAGAGGTGCAGTACACACAGCTATTACTCAGATCAGAGTCGTTCCGTTATCGAAAGAGATTTTTGCGGAACTCCCAGCAGAGTTTGCGGTCTGCAGGGTCAGCTCGTGTGCACAAAGAGCCCCGAGCTAGAAATTTCCTCCTGTGA
- the gal3st3 gene encoding galactose-3-O-sulfotransferase 3 isoform X4 encodes MSQKKIFLLLIAISSVSLLLHHGGHLNLTFEAFWLGCSSSAGSSDPALKHTSVAFLKTHKTASTTVQNILFRFAERNNLTVALPVTSCAHQFCYPRTFSNRFVHPHTTPPDIITNHLRFSRTEIRRLMPNNTIYITILREPGAMFESLFSYYNQYCQSFKRVPNGSLEMFLNHPWNYYRPEDNDSMYARNTLTFDLGGDKDRPSTEAPMYAKRFAAELERVFSLVMISEYFDESLVLLRRLLSWDLDDVLYMSLNMRTQSSKSRLSNIMTRKVRAWNAIDSVLYDYFNASLWRQLRAVGLPCVEREVQLLRQSRDRLVRGCFGGNLPQLRSASQIKNKELRPWQPSNKVAIVGYDLPTNITQKGMYPRDDCLKMIMPEVQYTQLLLRSESFRYRKRFLRNSQQSLRSAGSARVHKEPRARNFLL; translated from the exons ATGTCCCAAAAGAAGATTTTCCTGCTACTGATAGCAATCAGTAGTGTCAGCCTGCTTCTCCACCATGGAGGTCACTTGAACTT GACGTTCGAGGCATTCTGGTTGGGGTGTTCATCCTCCGCGGGCAGCAGTGATCCTGCTCTTAAACATACCAGTGTGGCCTTCCTAAAGACGCACAAAACGGCCAGCACCACTGTGCAGAACATCCTCTTCCGCTTTGCTGAACGCAACAACCTCACCGTGGCGCTTCCTGTTACCTCATGTGCCCACCAGTTCTGCTACCCTCGGACATTCAGCAACCGCTTCGTTCACCCACATACGACGCCCCCGGACATCATCACCAATCACTTGCGTTTTAGCCGCACTGAGATACGACGCCTCATGCCCAACAACACAATATACATCACAATATTGCGGGAACCAGGAGCCATGTTTGAGTCGCTGTTTAGCTACTACAATCAGTACTGCCAAAGCTTTAAACGTGTTCCAAATGGATCTTTAGAGATGTTTCTAAATCATCCCTGGAACTACTATCGTCCGGAAGATAATGATTCAATGTACGCACGGAATACGCTGACCTTTGACCTCGGTGGCGATAAGGATCGTCCTTCGACAGAAGCGCCAATGTATGCAAAACGGTTTGCTGCGGAGCTGGAGCGAGTGTTCTCATTGGTTATGATTTCAGAATACTTTGATGAATCGTTGGTGCTGCTACGCCGCTTGTTGTCATGGGACCTTGACGATGTTCTGTATATGAGTCTTAACATGCGGACCCAATCCTCTAAAAGCAGACTCTCCAACATAATGACGAGAAAAGTCCGAGCTTGGAATGCCATAGATTCCGTACTGTATGATTACTTTAATGCCTCATTGTGGCGCCAGCTGAGAGCAGTGGGATTACCATGTGTCGAGCGGGAAGTTCAGCTGTTGCGTCAGTCACGAGATCGACTTGTACGTGGCTGCTTCGGTGGAAATTTGCCACAACTTCGCTCAGCTTCTCAGATTAAAAATAAGGAATTACGACCTTGGCAGCCAAGTAACAAAGTGGCGATTGTTGGGTATGATTTGCCAACCAACATAACACAAAAAGGCATGTATCCACGAGATGACTGTTTAAAGATGATAATGCCAGAGGTGCAGTACACACAGCTATTACTCAGATCAGAGTCGTTCCGTTATCGAAAGAGATTTTTGCGGAACTCCCAGCAGAGTTTGCGGTCTGCAGGGTCAGCTCGTGTGCACAAAGAGCCCCGAGCTAGAAATTTCCTCCTGTGA
- the gal3st3 gene encoding galactose-3-O-sulfotransferase 3 isoform X3, which yields MIKLKKVEMSQKKIFLLLIAISSVSLLLHHGGHLNLTFEAFWLGCSSSAGSSDPALKHTSVAFLKTHKTASTTVQNILFRFAERNNLTVALPVTSCAHQFCYPRTFSNRFVHPHTTPPDIITNHLRFSRTEIRRLMPNNTIYITILREPGAMFESLFSYYNQYCQSFKRVPNGSLEMFLNHPWNYYRPEDNDSMYARNTLTFDLGGDKDRPSTEAPMYAKRFAAELERVFSLVMISEYFDESLVLLRRLLSWDLDDVLYMSLNMRTQSSKSRLSNIMTRKVRAWNAIDSVLYDYFNASLWRQLRAVGLPCVEREVQLLRQSRDRLVRGCFGGNLPQLRSASQIKNKELRPWQPSNKVAIVGYDLPTNITQKGMYPRDDCLKMIMPEVQYTQLLLRSESFRYRKRFLRNSQQSLRSAGSARVHKEPRARNFLL from the exons TTAAAGAAAGTGGAGATGTCCCAAAAGAAGATTTTCCTGCTACTGATAGCAATCAGTAGTGTCAGCCTGCTTCTCCACCATGGAGGTCACTTGAACTT GACGTTCGAGGCATTCTGGTTGGGGTGTTCATCCTCCGCGGGCAGCAGTGATCCTGCTCTTAAACATACCAGTGTGGCCTTCCTAAAGACGCACAAAACGGCCAGCACCACTGTGCAGAACATCCTCTTCCGCTTTGCTGAACGCAACAACCTCACCGTGGCGCTTCCTGTTACCTCATGTGCCCACCAGTTCTGCTACCCTCGGACATTCAGCAACCGCTTCGTTCACCCACATACGACGCCCCCGGACATCATCACCAATCACTTGCGTTTTAGCCGCACTGAGATACGACGCCTCATGCCCAACAACACAATATACATCACAATATTGCGGGAACCAGGAGCCATGTTTGAGTCGCTGTTTAGCTACTACAATCAGTACTGCCAAAGCTTTAAACGTGTTCCAAATGGATCTTTAGAGATGTTTCTAAATCATCCCTGGAACTACTATCGTCCGGAAGATAATGATTCAATGTACGCACGGAATACGCTGACCTTTGACCTCGGTGGCGATAAGGATCGTCCTTCGACAGAAGCGCCAATGTATGCAAAACGGTTTGCTGCGGAGCTGGAGCGAGTGTTCTCATTGGTTATGATTTCAGAATACTTTGATGAATCGTTGGTGCTGCTACGCCGCTTGTTGTCATGGGACCTTGACGATGTTCTGTATATGAGTCTTAACATGCGGACCCAATCCTCTAAAAGCAGACTCTCCAACATAATGACGAGAAAAGTCCGAGCTTGGAATGCCATAGATTCCGTACTGTATGATTACTTTAATGCCTCATTGTGGCGCCAGCTGAGAGCAGTGGGATTACCATGTGTCGAGCGGGAAGTTCAGCTGTTGCGTCAGTCACGAGATCGACTTGTACGTGGCTGCTTCGGTGGAAATTTGCCACAACTTCGCTCAGCTTCTCAGATTAAAAATAAGGAATTACGACCTTGGCAGCCAAGTAACAAAGTGGCGATTGTTGGGTATGATTTGCCAACCAACATAACACAAAAAGGCATGTATCCACGAGATGACTGTTTAAAGATGATAATGCCAGAGGTGCAGTACACACAGCTATTACTCAGATCAGAGTCGTTCCGTTATCGAAAGAGATTTTTGCGGAACTCCCAGCAGAGTTTGCGGTCTGCAGGGTCAGCTCGTGTGCACAAAGAGCCCCGAGCTAGAAATTTCCTCCTGTGA